A genomic stretch from Thermomonospora umbrina includes:
- a CDS encoding NfeD family protein, producing MEAWVIWLIVAAVLGVVELFTLTLALGLLSAAALAAGLTAAVGLPPAAQAVVFVATSAAGLFVVRPIAQRQIRRPPPLRSGTAALIGREALTLTDVTKHAGRVRIGGEEWTARPYDPDLVISAGTEVDVLGIEGVTALVYPRE from the coding sequence ATGGAGGCTTGGGTCATCTGGTTGATCGTGGCCGCCGTGCTGGGCGTGGTCGAGCTGTTCACGCTGACCCTGGCCCTCGGTCTGCTGTCGGCCGCCGCGCTGGCGGCCGGGCTGACCGCCGCGGTGGGGCTCCCCCCGGCGGCGCAGGCCGTCGTCTTCGTGGCGACCTCCGCGGCCGGCCTGTTCGTGGTGCGCCCGATCGCCCAGCGCCAGATCCGCCGGCCCCCGCCGCTGCGCAGCGGCACCGCCGCGCTGATCGGCCGCGAGGCGCTGACCCTGACGGACGTCACCAAGCACGCCGGGCGGGTCCGCATCGGCGGCGAGGAGTGGACCGCCCGTCCCTACGACCCCGATCTGGTCATCTCCGCCGGAACCGAGGTGGACGTCCTCGGCATCGAAGGGGTCACCGCATTGGTCTACCCGAGGGAGTGA
- a CDS encoding SPFH domain-containing protein — MAGLIVSIVVALLVVIVVTRTVRIVPQARAGNVERLGRYLRTLQAGLNFVIPFVDRVRPLIDLREQVVSFKPQPVITEDNLVVHIDTVQYFQVTDPRAAQYEIADYIHGIEQLTITTLRNVIGSMDLEATLTSRGVISTQLRAVLDEASGKWGVRVNRVEIKAIDPPPTIKEAMEKQMRAERDKRAAILTAEGTRQSAILTAEGEKQSAILRAEGAKTAAILEAEGESEAIGRVFNAIHRHDADPKLLAYQYLQVLPQLAQGKGSTFFVIPSEVTSALQAVSQAFGGSVEGAAARPAEPADRGEEGGAPALTAGSPSAAPLPEETPVPVEKKDRSS; from the coding sequence GTGGCCGGACTGATCGTGTCGATCGTCGTCGCGCTGCTGGTGGTGATCGTGGTCACCCGCACCGTGCGCATCGTGCCGCAGGCCCGCGCGGGCAACGTCGAACGCCTCGGCCGCTACCTGCGCACGCTGCAGGCGGGCCTGAACTTCGTGATCCCGTTCGTCGACCGGGTGCGTCCGCTGATCGACCTGCGCGAGCAGGTGGTCTCGTTCAAGCCGCAGCCGGTCATCACCGAGGACAACCTGGTCGTCCACATCGACACCGTCCAGTACTTCCAGGTCACCGACCCGCGCGCGGCCCAGTACGAGATCGCCGACTACATCCACGGCATCGAGCAGCTCACCATCACCACGCTGCGGAACGTGATCGGCAGCATGGACCTGGAGGCCACCCTCACCTCCCGGGGGGTGATCAGCACCCAGCTCCGCGCGGTGCTGGACGAGGCGTCCGGCAAGTGGGGCGTGCGCGTCAACCGGGTGGAGATCAAGGCCATCGACCCGCCGCCCACCATCAAGGAGGCGATGGAGAAGCAGATGCGGGCCGAGCGGGACAAGCGGGCGGCGATCCTCACCGCCGAGGGCACCCGGCAGTCGGCGATCCTGACCGCCGAGGGCGAGAAGCAGAGCGCGATCCTGCGGGCCGAGGGAGCCAAGACCGCCGCGATCCTGGAGGCCGAGGGCGAGTCGGAGGCCATCGGCCGGGTCTTCAACGCCATCCACCGGCACGACGCCGACCCCAAGCTGCTGGCCTACCAGTACCTGCAGGTGCTGCCCCAGTTGGCGCAGGGCAAGGGCAGCACGTTCTTCGTCATCCCCAGCGAGGTGACGAGTGCGCTGCAGGCCGTCTCCCAGGCGTTCGGGGGCTCCGTCGAGGGAGCCGCCGCCCGCCCGGCCGAGCCCGCCGACCGGGGGGAGGAGGGCGGGGCGCCCGCGCTGACGGCCGGTTCGCCCTCCGCCGCCCCGCTGCCGGAGGAGACCCCGGTGCCGGTCGAGAAGAAGGACCGATCCTCCTAG
- a CDS encoding cupin domain-containing protein: MSFMSYPPPRYGGVTGQVSARFRPADTEADLVSGGADAGVTGASLRQRTHYLATGAGTGGEFGLYRVDMPPHGMGPGTHFHRTISESFYVLDGTLRLFDGERWIDAVPGDFLYVPVGGLHAFHNASDAPTSLLLLFAPGAPREGYFEGIAGVADMSDEERREFFLLHDNHWV; encoded by the coding sequence ATGTCGTTCATGAGCTATCCGCCGCCCCGGTACGGGGGGGTGACCGGTCAGGTCAGCGCCAGGTTCCGGCCGGCCGACACCGAGGCGGACCTGGTGTCGGGCGGCGCGGACGCGGGGGTCACCGGGGCGAGCCTGCGTCAGCGCACGCACTATCTGGCGACCGGCGCCGGCACCGGCGGGGAGTTCGGGCTGTACCGCGTCGACATGCCGCCCCACGGGATGGGGCCGGGCACCCATTTCCACCGGACGATCTCGGAGTCGTTCTACGTCCTCGACGGCACGCTGCGGCTCTTCGACGGCGAGCGCTGGATCGACGCGGTCCCCGGAGACTTCCTCTACGTGCCGGTGGGCGGGCTCCACGCGTTCCACAACGCCTCCGACGCGCCGACGTCCCTTCTCCTGCTCTTCGCGCCGGGCGCGCCGCGCGAGGGCTACTTCGAGGGGATCGCCGGCGTCGCCGACATGAGCGACGAGGAACGTCGGGAGTTCTTCCTCCTGCACGACAACCACTGGGTCTGA
- a CDS encoding aminotransferase class V-fold PLP-dependent enzyme, with protein MDLGRIRSETPGCRDVVHLNNAGSALPPAVVHDTVVRHLELEGRIGGYEAADDAADALTASYGALARLVGARDDEIAFTENATRAWDMAFHAIPFKEGDRILTTTSEYASNALGYLLAARRHGAVVEVVPDDDHGGIDLDALARMLDAGGVRLVAINHVPTHDGLVNPVAEVGRLSRRAGALFLVDACQSVGQLVVDVAEIGCDMLSATGRKFLRGPRGTGFLYVRREVTAELEPPFVDLRSADWTGPESYELRPDARRFENWERFVAGQLGLAAAASYALHLGMEAIEERATALADRLRAELAELPGVTVHDRGARKSAIVTFTHVTVAAPEIVARLAAGPRRINARVAEQTYRYDAGVKPPLRVRLSPHYYNTEEELDLAIAELRAILR; from the coding sequence GTGGATCTGGGCCGCATCCGATCGGAGACCCCCGGCTGCCGGGACGTCGTTCACCTCAACAACGCCGGTTCCGCGCTCCCGCCCGCCGTCGTCCACGACACCGTGGTCCGGCATCTGGAGCTGGAGGGCCGGATCGGCGGCTACGAGGCGGCCGACGACGCGGCGGACGCCCTCACCGCCTCGTACGGCGCGTTGGCGCGGCTCGTGGGGGCGCGCGACGACGAGATCGCCTTCACCGAGAACGCGACGCGCGCCTGGGACATGGCCTTCCACGCGATCCCGTTCAAGGAGGGCGACCGCATCCTCACCACGACCAGCGAGTACGCCAGCAACGCGCTGGGCTACCTGCTGGCCGCTCGGCGGCACGGCGCCGTCGTGGAGGTGGTGCCGGACGACGACCACGGGGGGATCGACCTCGACGCGCTCGCCCGGATGCTGGACGCCGGCGGCGTGCGACTGGTGGCGATCAACCATGTGCCGACCCATGACGGGCTGGTCAACCCGGTCGCCGAGGTCGGGAGGCTGTCCCGGAGGGCGGGGGCGCTCTTTCTGGTGGACGCCTGCCAGTCGGTGGGGCAGCTCGTGGTCGACGTGGCGGAGATCGGCTGCGACATGCTGTCGGCCACCGGGCGCAAGTTCCTGCGGGGCCCGCGCGGCACCGGGTTCCTGTACGTGCGCAGGGAGGTGACGGCGGAGCTGGAGCCGCCGTTCGTCGACCTGCGGTCGGCCGACTGGACGGGCCCGGAGTCCTACGAGCTGAGGCCCGACGCCCGCCGCTTCGAGAACTGGGAGCGGTTCGTCGCCGGGCAGCTCGGCCTGGCCGCCGCCGCGTCGTACGCCCTCCACCTCGGCATGGAGGCGATCGAGGAACGGGCCACGGCGCTGGCCGACCGGCTGCGCGCGGAGCTGGCGGAGCTGCCCGGCGTCACGGTGCACGACCGGGGGGCCCGCAAGAGCGCCATCGTGACGTTCACCCACGTCACCGTGGCCGCGCCGGAGATCGTCGCACGGCTGGCCGCCGGCCCGCGCCGCATCAACGCGCGCGTGGCCGAGCAGACCTACCGGTACGACGCGGGTGTCAAGCCGCCGCTGCGGGTCCGTCTGTCGCCGCACTACTACAACACCGAGGAGGAGCTCGATCTGGCCATCGCCGAACTCCGCGCGATCCTCCGCTGA
- a CDS encoding CapA family protein, with protein sequence MGRRLRAATIGAAVTAAMTFAAGCGPLESVLGEDGGPGGRKDGPRQPLTVAFGGDVHFEGRLRTRLDTAPDTALGPIARTLSAADLSMINLETAITAGGAPAPKQFVFRAPPTAFRALRGAGVDVVTMANNHGMDYGETGLRDSIAAGRQAGFPIVGIGNNAAEAYRPWTTTVKGNRVAVIGATQVLDDNLIQAWTATDAKAGLASAKDAPRLVRAVQEARKDADIVIVNLHWGQELNTCATDVQKQLADQLVTAGADAVVGSHAHVLQAGGYLKGKYVHYGLGNFVFYNSSARTAPTGVLTLTFKAGGGAKGAEVSRADWTPALITDGIPQPLTGAAAQQARTAWEGLRSCSNVTARPA encoded by the coding sequence ATGGGACGTCGGCTGCGAGCGGCCACGATCGGGGCCGCCGTCACGGCGGCCATGACGTTCGCCGCGGGCTGCGGACCGCTGGAGAGTGTGCTCGGCGAGGACGGCGGCCCCGGCGGTCGGAAGGACGGGCCGAGGCAGCCGCTGACCGTGGCGTTCGGCGGCGACGTCCACTTCGAGGGGCGGCTCAGGACCAGGCTCGACACCGCCCCCGACACCGCCCTGGGCCCCATCGCCCGGACGCTGAGCGCCGCCGACCTCTCGATGATCAACCTGGAGACCGCCATCACCGCCGGCGGCGCCCCGGCCCCCAAGCAGTTCGTCTTCAGGGCCCCGCCGACGGCGTTCCGGGCGCTGAGGGGCGCGGGGGTCGACGTGGTCACGATGGCCAACAACCACGGCATGGACTACGGCGAGACGGGCCTGCGCGACTCCATCGCCGCAGGCAGGCAGGCCGGTTTCCCCATCGTGGGCATCGGCAACAACGCCGCCGAGGCGTACCGGCCGTGGACCACCACCGTGAAGGGCAACCGGGTCGCCGTCATCGGCGCGACCCAGGTCCTCGACGACAACCTGATCCAGGCGTGGACCGCCACCGACGCCAAGGCCGGCCTCGCCTCCGCGAAGGACGCGCCCCGGCTCGTCCGGGCCGTCCAGGAGGCGCGCAAGGACGCCGACATCGTGATCGTCAACCTGCACTGGGGCCAGGAGCTCAACACCTGCGCCACCGACGTGCAGAAGCAGCTCGCCGACCAACTCGTGACCGCCGGGGCCGACGCGGTGGTCGGCAGCCACGCCCACGTCCTCCAGGCCGGCGGCTACCTCAAGGGCAAGTACGTCCACTACGGGCTGGGCAACTTCGTCTTCTACAACTCCAGCGCCAGGACCGCGCCCACCGGCGTCCTGACCCTCACGTTCAAGGCGGGCGGGGGCGCGAAGGGCGCCGAGGTCTCCCGCGCCGACTGGACACCCGCCCTCATCACGGACGGCATCCCGCAGCCGCTC